CCTTATTTTTACATTAAATTTTGTTCCTAAAACGCTTACTGTACCCAATGATGTTTCGATATCAAATTTTGAACCTTTCGTCACCTCAAAAAAGGCTTCCCCCCGCAATTCAAGACTTCGATTATTTTGCCAACTAAAAGAGTTGTAGTTTAGATCGCTTTGAGCATTCATTAAAACTCTTGATGAGTCAGGAAGGTAAAATTCCGACTGATTTGCCAGCTCCGTTTGTAAATGGACTGTTGACACGGAGTAGAAAACTCCATAACCAATCACTGCTATTAATAGTACCGCAGCAACTTTAAGCAAGGGTTTAACCCAATTAAAGGAGACAATTTTAGCCCCTTTCAATTTAGACTTTACTTCCGCATATTCCTCTTCAGAGTTATAGTCAGGTGCCTTAAAATATTTAAGATGGTCATCAATTTTCTGAAGGTCAGTATAATCTTGCGTTTTTTCAAACGCTTGGCGCTCTTCTTCAGAGAGTGTTCCTTCTAACCATTTTTGTATGTAGTCTTGCTGTGTCATAGTTTCTCATATATATAACAGATGAGTTTTAGAATCTCCTACCCAAATTCTTCAATTTATAACCCGTCCACTTTTTCTCTTATCAAACTGAGTGCTTTGTATATCCTTTTTTCTACTGCTTTACGTGAAATTCCCAACATATCAGCGATTTCCTGATGCTTTTTACCATCGATACGATTGAGTAAAAAAGTTGCCCTTAAGTCTTCACTGAGGGAATTGATAGCATTTTGTAAAGTTTGCATGTACTCATCTTCCTCCAATATGAATTCTGGAGATTCTACTGTATAGCTTTTAGGCTTAATATCTCTGAATTTCGTAGCTGTTTTATTCTTTGCAATATCATTGAGCATATGATTATTTGCCACTGTAAAAAGAAAAGACTTTGCTTTCGGGTAACTTACCTTTGCGCAATTATTCCATAATTTAACAAAAGCTTCCTGAACTACGTCTTTAGGATTTAGTGCTTCGCCAAATTTGTAATAGAGAAAATTATGTAAGTCTTTTGAGTATTTAGCAAATAGTTCACTGAATACAGATTCCTTGCATACATCTAGATTTTCTTCTGGCAGTTGGCTTTTTAGCATTCTTATCTAAAGAAGTTAATTTTTTTTTAAAAGTGTTAATATAAGTGAAGATTCATTTTTTTGTAGGAAAATCCTAATTTAGCAGCTTTTGTAGTGTAATAATGATGTAGCTTTAAAGACTAAAAAAGAATAGGGATAATTTTATTTTTTGGTAGGAATTTATCATGTTCATCTGTTCTATTAGTGTAGGCCAAAAAACTACGCCATCATGAAATATTTAGGTCAATTATTTTCTATATTAATTTTGAGTCTCATTTTCGGCCTTTACGGTTGTCAAGAAGAAGCGCAGGAAATAGTTACTCCTATGCCTACGGAAATAATTTCACTTGAATCAAAAAGCGGAGAGTTTCTTTTCCGTATTAGTCAGCAGCAGGGATCTGGTGACAATATAATTGATGGTAGCAGTTGCACTTCAATTGTATTTCCATTTACAGTTATTATCAATGGAGCTTCAGTTGAAATTACTTCAGAAGATGATTTTGACCTTATTGAAGATATCATTGATGAGTTAGAAGATGATTCGGATAATATTGAAATTCAATTCCCCATCGAGGTTTCTCTACCTGATAATACCGTGGTGACTATAGCAACTATGGATGAGCTTGAAGACCTACTTGATGAATGCGATGATGACGATGATATTGAGTGTTTGGATATTGTTTATCCAATTACATTTTCCATTTATAATCAAATAAGAGAACAAGCTAGTACAACCACCATAGAAAACGATAGAGAACTTTATCAATTTCTTGATCAGATAGAAGATAGTGAAATTGTAAGTCTTATTTACCCAATTGATTTGGTCTTATTTAATAATGACATGATCAGCATTAACAGCAATCAAGAACTAGAAGCAGCCGTTGAATTATATGAAGATAGTTGTGACGAGGATGATGATGATCATGATATAGATGTTACTGAACTGAACAATATTTTAAAAGAAAGCATTTGGATGGTGGCGAAGTATGATTCTGCTGCTGTCGATAAATCCGGTTTTTTTATAGGTATAGATATCAGTTTTCTAGACGACAATATATTACTTGCAAAAACAGACTCAGAAGAAATTGATGGCGAATGGGAAACCAGCGGTGATGACGGATTTTTGCAGCTTTCCACTGAATTTGATTCGGACGGTAACTTAAATTTACTTAACAGAGACTGGAAACTTGAACATTTTAACAATGACTCTATAAAGATTACGGCATTGGATACTGATGAAGTAATTAATGTTATAATGACTGTTAAATGAAAGACCA
This is a stretch of genomic DNA from Marivirga harenae. It encodes these proteins:
- a CDS encoding RNA polymerase sigma factor, translating into MLKSQLPEENLDVCKESVFSELFAKYSKDLHNFLYYKFGEALNPKDVVQEAFVKLWNNCAKVSYPKAKSFLFTVANNHMLNDIAKNKTATKFRDIKPKSYTVESPEFILEEDEYMQTLQNAINSLSEDLRATFLLNRIDGKKHQEIADMLGISRKAVEKRIYKALSLIREKVDGL
- a CDS encoding FecR family protein, which translates into the protein MTQQDYIQKWLEGTLSEEERQAFEKTQDYTDLQKIDDHLKYFKAPDYNSEEEYAEVKSKLKGAKIVSFNWVKPLLKVAAVLLIAVIGYGVFYSVSTVHLQTELANQSEFYLPDSSRVLMNAQSDLNYNSFSWQNNRSLELRGEAFFEVTKGSKFDIETSLGTVSVLGTKFNVKIRDEYFEIVCFEGKVQVEYESKKEILTAGKMFSALNRAAVVSNVKLEDRPSWLLNESSFNSLPYSYIIAELERQYDVEVTTKGIDTTVLFTGSFQHNDLELALKALTAPLNLTYKINGKEIILTSEN